The stretch of DNA cacttttgagctcttagaatcacagaaaagatcaagatttcggtgtaggtctgtttcttttcagtgctgaatgggtggggtatttataggccccaacccaattcaaatttggagctcaaaacgatcaaatcccggaattccgggatcaggcggttgcacctcttgactggagaggttgcaccgcctggcagagctcgaagactgagcccaggcggttgcacctctctgtcaggggcggttgcaccgcctgagtctggctcggagactgagccccaggcggtgccacctcttgactgaggcggttgcacctctctgccagagctcgaagaccgagctcaggcgttgccacctctctgtcagggaggttgcaccgcccagtcttgctcgaagactgagctcaggcggtgccacctcctggctggggcggttgcaccgcccagtctcgctgagagacttagcccaggcggtgccacctcctggcctgggcggttgcacctcctggtgcaatcagggtccgaatggttagctccattcggcccaatttcagtctttcaggggcccaattgccccaagattaagccaatgggatcacctcccattttccaacttaatcaacgtgctaactacgattaaatctaagacaatttctgcagctttgcttcggtgcgtcaatcgcttcttccggcgagtttccggcgaacttccgtcgatcatccgatgaaccctcggtgatgctcctgcggacttccggcaaactcctggactttgcgatgatccacttggcgagttccgacgagcttcgcttggcaagcttctggacttctcggatctgttctcgcagaacctccgacgaccgtccgaacttccgtcgaactctcgaactcccaacgtgatcatgaacttgactccagcgcaactcctgctgcttgtctaacttttatcgtagttaatccagcacacttatctcaacacatagattagacaacaaatgacaattgacttcatcatcaaaatccgagattcaacaatctccccctttttgatgatgacaatcaattgataatggagttatccttaactccccctgtctatatgccatagttgagataagtcaaccttgaattcaagacccaagaattcaagtgacgtattgataagttagatcagttaaacttatcaatactcccatcatgatactcatgatgtatctcttcaaagatgatgtcaaggcttgacatacatcatcaagtttgtatgattgtgtttgtaactattcatcatgtagtttgaacattattatataaagctgtgaagcactattacatgatgcacacatttgaaatattctagcaagttttgcattttcttcacatgataagatatcaactcagggcataatgcaaactttagcacatgttcatatatttcttggtgatgcaaggatgacataatcatagcagtgtttatagcatcactcatagtatttctaatcatagcagtgttcatatatcaactcagggcataatgcaaactttagcacatgttcatatatctcttggtgatgcaaggatggcataatcatagcagtgtttatcaattcatatatttctccccctttgtcatcaacaaaaagcatagtaattatgataccaggaaaataatattagcaagcttatagaggaattttacatagattgctttaaatacttcttcccctttttgttatatacgtaaagattttgcaggatggaatacatacacatcacttcatcaaatttattcatgaaagtgtacgagaaaatctgttttatagcattcgaataaataagatgcattcggacaagattttgttgtagattttcacatagaaacatggcaatcaagtgatttgataattcaatatagtccgaaaaataattttagcaagtttatctattcggacatatcaacattcctaattctcttctaatgaaatcaaattgttcttcacttagaggttttgtaaaaatgtcagctagttgatgtttagtatcaatgaactctatggttacgtcatgattagtgacatgatctcgtataaagtgatgtctaatatcaatatgttttgttcttgagtgttgtataggattcttggttaagcaaattgcactcgtgttatcacatttaatgggaatatctttaagattaactttgtaatcttctaaagtgtttttcatccatacaacttgtgcacagcatgcacttgctgcaatatattcagcttcggttgttgatagtgcaaccgagttttgtttctttgatgaccaggaaacaagggcatgtcctaagaattgacatgatcctgatgtgctttttctatctaatctacagccagcaaagtctgcatcagcataagcaattaactcaaaattctctgattttgggtaccataatcctagatttgtggtaccattaagatatctaaatattcttttaactgctttgagatgagatatcttagggtttgattgaaatctagcacaaagtcctacagtgaacatgatgtctggtctggttgcagtgaggtaaagtaaacttcctatcatacccctataagttttttgatcaaagctttctccactttcatcaatttctaacttagtggaggtgctcataggagtgttactagcctttgagttgttcatattaaaccctttttaataaattcatggcatatttagtttaactaataaagatgtcattgcttaattgtttgatttgtaaacctaagaagaatgttaattctcccattaagctcatttcgaattcaagactcatagttttagcaaaagattcacaaagagattcatttgtagagtcaaagataatatcatcaacataaatctgaacaatgagaaaattattttcaaaatttttgatgaacaatgtagtattaaccttgccttttgtaaaattatttttgataagaaaagaactaagtctctcataccaagcccttggggcttgttttaaaccatagagagctttagttaatctaaacacatgattagggaggctattattttcaaatccaggaggttgttcaacataaacttcttcggaaataaagccatttagaaaagcgcttttaacatccatttgaaataacttaaacttattactactagcgtaggcaaggagcatccttatggcttccaatcgagccacaggtgcgaaggtttcttcgtaatcgatatcttcttcttggttgaaacctttggccactaatctagccttgtttctaaccacgataccattttcatcttgcttgtttctgaaaacccatttagtaccaataactaaatggtcatttggcctaggaacaagcttccacacctcatttctctcaaattgattcaattcatcctgtattgcgataatccatgaatcatctttcatggcttcgtcaacgcatttgggttcaatttgggagagaaaggcggcgtttgcacaaaaagttttaagagaagatcgcgtttgaaccccctttgacgtgtctcctaagattagctccttgggatgagcatctacatacttctaatccttgggtaaggatatttcgggagtggatgcatccaagttgctagttggagaatgggtttcatttaaattcaaggaatcaaaattaacatcttcgtcaagatcatttttcgtgatttcggaaatctcattgaaaacaacatgaatggattcttcgataattaaagttcttttattgaagatatgaaatgctttagaaatagtagaataaccaagaaagattccttcatcggatttagcatcaaattttcctaagttgtccttttcatttaagataaagcacttacacccaaagactttaaaatatgaaacattgggttttttattgttccataactcatagggagtttttgctagtaggggtcttactagaactctattcaaaatgtaacatgcagtatttacggcttcggcccaaaaatatttgggtaggttgtattcattcaacatggttcttgccatttcttgtaaatttcgattttttctttctacagctccattttgttgaggatttctaggagtagagaaattatggttgtatccattgagttcacaaaattcttggaaatcatggttttgaaattcaccaccatgatcacttctaattgacgagatcatagaacctttctcattctgaacaagtttacaaaacttggtaaaagatctaaggcattcacttttctgttttaagaagtaagtccatgtgtatctgctatagtcatccacgatgacgaaggcgtatttgctacctcccaggcttgatgtggagattggtccgaacaagtccatatggatcaattgtaagggcctagaggtgcttatttgatttttagatttgaagctactcttaatttgttacctaattggcaagcatcacatacattatctttgatgaacttgatatgaggaattcctctcacaagttctttggatgatatttgagtgattagtttcaagctagcatgacctaatcttctatgccatatccaagcatcctcattcaaagcagaaaaacacatttcattatacaaatcattgatgtaaatggtgtatacgttattttgtttcaatgcaatcatagatatgtttttgtgtggtttttcaatgatacaagcattggattcaaatctaataatatatccttttatcacataattgactaatgcttaagaggttatgttttaaaccatcaactagcaaaacatcttcaatagagaagttggatttgttacctatggttcctttgccaacgattttacccttgttgttgtctccgaaggtgacatatccttcgttaatgctagtgagcttagagaattatgatggatctccggtcatatgccttgagcatccactatcaaggtaccatctcttgctcctagcttgcgatggtttagttttctacaagaaaggatgatgtttaggtacccatttgcttttgggtgcctcacaaatagatctacatttcctatcatgttgcatagaatttgtcatggttcctttaggaacccaaattaatttgtttggacatattttcttgaatggacaactatgtgtcttgtgtccaaatttgcaacaaaagttgcatttgttttgatgtcgaacatgtaagatggagccttttatgaaggtggttggattttggtgagaacttctcacgaatccaattccacttcttttgggaacgtgacccttgtttgtaaggatcatgttcaatgacttgctaccaacctcgaatttcttcaaggtgtccttaagtagcaagttttctttttggagagtttctagatcatggcattttatgcatgggcttaaactatcatgatgttcagcatttaacttatcgaaattgcaaataagactatcatgctccttttttagcaatttgtatttaccactgataatcttacactcatcaaacaattcatggaaagcatttaataattcatcgaatgataaatctgcatctattgaatttgttacctcattttcgatggccattaaggcataatgagcaacttgctcggtgttggactcctcttcttcggatgcgctcgagtcatcccatgttgcttgaagcgccttcttcttcgatgttctccttttgacttggggacaatcactcttgtagtgtcccggctttttgcattcatagcagattacttggtccttcttgggttcaagtttattttttgcatcattcttaaacttgtttcttttaaagaaccttttaaactttcttgttagaagtgccaagtcatcatcacagtcctcatcacttgagttttctctcaagtggcattcagaagttttgagtgccatatccttcctgttctttggaaggatgtcttcttgctcttcatgagctttacaagtcatttcgtaggtcattaatgacccgattagttcttcaagagggaaatttcgcagatcttttgcctcttgaatagcagtgactttaggatcccaactcttaggaagggatcttagtatcttattaacaagctcaaaatccgaaaagctctttccgagtccttttagaccgttgacgacatccgtgaaacgggtaaacatgtcgccaatggtttcacttggtttcatccggaaaagttcgaaagaatgtaacagcaaattgatttttgactcttttactctacttgtgccttcatgggtcacttcgagtgtgtgccaaatatcaaatgcagtttcacaagttgaaacacgattaaactcgtttttatcaagtgcacaaaataaggcattcatagcctttgcattaagagcgaaagccttcttctccaaatcattccaatcgatcattggaagagaagacttcaaaaatccattttcgacaagattccacaattcaaaatccatagaaataagaaagatcctcattcgggtcttccagtaggtgtagtccgtcccattgaacatgggtggacgcgtaatagaatgcccctcttggtttccggcgtatgccatttctcttgggttttaatccgttagagagttaaccttgctctgataccaattgttaggatcgagagcactaagagggggggggtgaattagtgcagcggaaatctttcagcgattaaaaatgaaagctgcgttcgttcgaaaaaaaaaacgatttcgatgtaaaagccgattttaagattacttaagattaagcgcagttttacttctaaacgcagtttacgtctaaacccagtttgcgtctaaccgcagtttatgtctaaccgcagtttgcgtctaaacacaatttacgtttaaatgcagtttgcgtctaaacgcagttttacgtctaaacgcagatttacgtctaaacgcagatttacgtctaaacgcagatttacgtctaaactcagtttacgtctaaaacgtagttttacgtttaaacgtagtttgcgtctaaacgcagttttacgtctaaacgcagatttacgtctaaacacagatttacgtctaaacgcagatttacgtctaaactcagtttacgtctaaaacgtctaaacatagtttgggcagttttacgtctaaacgcaattttacgtctagatgcagtttcaaagggatctgaacttagaaactcgttcgtaaaagcgcagaagacagttttgcagaatcaaggcgtaaacgtaaactgcaatgtaaatatcgtacgaaaacactggtttacgtctgaaagcagattcggacagatcagcacttagaaacttgttcgtgaaggcgcagaagacagttttgcagaatcaaaacgtaaacgtaaactgtaatgtacgaaaacaccgatttacgtctgaatgcagattcggaaagaacagcacttagaacttgtttgtaaaagcacagagagcagtagttatgaaggaggtttgcagtaatgataaagtgctcaaaataaacgcaaaccagagatttagagtggttcggtcagtcttgacctactccacttttggcttcctccaccgacgaggtcaccgacgtcaactagaggccttccttcaataggcgaaggccaactgcccttttacagtttctctccttttgacaggctcaggagacaacctttacagacctttctctcctcactttacaactcaaaacttgaagaacagaaggaggagacttaaaggctttacaacacttttgagctcttagaatcacagaaaagatcaagatttcggtgtaggtttgtttcttttcagtgctgaatgggtggggtatttataggccccaacccaattcaaatttggagctcaaaacgatcaaatcccggaattccaggatcaggcggttgcacctcttgactggagaggttgcaccgcctggcagagctcgaagactgagcccaggcggttgcacctctctgtcaggggcggttgcaccgcctgagtctggctcggagactgagccccaggcggtgccacctcttgactgaggcggttgcacctctctgccagagctcgaagaccgagctcaggcgttgccacctctctgtcagggaggttgcaccgcccagtcttgctcgaagactgagctcaggcggtgccacctcctggctggggcggttgcaccgcccagtctcgctgggagacttagcccaggcggtgccacctcctggcctgggcagttgcacctcctggtgcaatcagggtccgaatggttagctccattcggcccaatttcagtctttcaggggcccaattgccccaagattaagccaatgggatcacctcccattttccaacttaatcaacgtgctaactatgattaaatctaagacaatttctgcagctttgcttcggtgcgtcaatcgcttcttccggcgagtttccggcgaacttccgtcgatcatccgatgaaccctcggtgatgctcctgcggacttccggcaaactcctggactttgcgacgatccacttggcgagttccgacgagcttcgcttggcaagcttctggacttctcggatctgttctcgcagaacctccgaggaccgtccgaacttccgtcgaactctcgaactcccaacgtgatcatgaacttgactccggcgcaactcctgctgcttgtctaacttttatcgtagttaatcctgcacacttatctcaacacatagattagacaacaaatgacaattgacttcatcatcaaaatccgagattcaacagtggtgagttcaacgagtctttggcaagtattcgaaccttctgggtgatctccgcgaacctccgacgatcttttcggtggacttccgaaaacaaaggcaagtccccgattctttctcggttggtttcggcagcacttccgatgattcttcggactttcagcggactctcaaacacccattgaacttgactccggtaaacttgctttatgtgttcaagctatcgtagttaatcctgcacacttaactcaataatatggattagatcaattaacccatcaattgacttcatcatcaaaatccgagattcaacagcgacATCTATGGTAAAGATGATGACAACCTCACTGCTGACCCATTGGATAGATTGCTCGATCAAAAACTAGGGTCACTGAAGCTCCTACTGCTCTCCCCGCTATCACGTCAGTTTTAACATGGGCATGAAAAATGAGAGGGTTTGTCGAAGGAGGAATTCTATTCGTTGTGGTTATCGTCGACCGAAAATGGAAGCCTTAGAAGGTTGGCAAGTGAGTGATTGTCGAGCTCCTAACGGACATATTCGACAACGGTAGAAAATTGTGGGTCTCAAAATTTAACATTGAGTATATCGACGTATCTGTTATCGACACAATTACCGAACGACCCTCACCTCTCGCAATCACTCTCCTCATCCATAATAGCCACTCGTAGCCTCTAGCAATGTCGTCATTCGTTACCGCTAATGTCACCTACCACcaccaattgaaatattaaatatttttttattttttattttcatattccgtcagtaaaatcgatgatattaagatatataaatttaaatatttcacttGGAAATATCAATGTAACTTAAAAAATGTAAAGACTAAGTTGTTAAACATAATAACTAACTAGTAATACGTAATTAACCTTAAAAAACTAATGTAGCATATTTCCAAGTCCATTGGTTCCATGTAATCAATCATACAATCCAACACCTCGTGTCTCGATAACATTGTGCGAGGAAGATTGGTCTGGGACGACCAGGTATGACTAAGTTCCTCTTGGAAACCAATGGTGAGTTTGCAATCGAATACGATGAGCCCGATGAAGGCTGAAGCGGAGATGACGTAGCGAAAACGGTGATGCTGGTGTTCGCGCTGCTGCTAGTGACAGCCGCCAAGCCACCATCTGCGGCCTTCGGAGCCGGAGGCCTGTCTATGGCCGAAACCCCTTCCAGCATCTGCACAACCTTCCCCATCGACGGTCTCTGCGAGGGCTGCTCCTGGATGCACCATAAGCTCACCAGTAGCGCCCTCTCCAGCTGCTCCATGTCCACGTCCTGCTCGGAGAGCCTCTTGTCCATGGCGCTCTTGATGTTTCTTCCCTTCTCCAGCTCTTCGTACGCCCACACCGAGAACTTCTTCCGGCCAGTGTCATCCGAAACATCGAAGTTGTTATTATCTCACGTAAAatgttttctaaaaaaaaaaagaacttcaaATTTCCCTctgatatcagagccaggtttcgatcctgggacctgtgggttatgggcccaccacgcttccgctgcgccactctgatcgtTGTTATTAGTgtcaatatatgtttatgtagAGGGATATCTAACATGGAACTCGAGCCAACTCCAGCGGACAAGTCTAAATAACAGATGCAACGTCCGGAAACGCACAAATCATTTAGCCTACGAACAAACTGGTTAGGAGggctgtgtgtgtgcgtgtgtgaatATAACATCTGAATAggagacccaaaaaaaaaaaggaaaactgtCAATATAACaagacataaaacatataatgacTTTTATATAAGTTAGGCATGGAGAGAAGTATACATTTCAAATTGCtaaggctataaaaagaaagAGCAACGATTAGGTAATATCAGATACATAACAAAATTAAGGAAAGATGGAGAAATTAAGTTTCTAAAATATATAGTGAAAATTTGACAAATAACTAAGACCTAAAAATTGATAACAGTGGTAGGTTTAGTAATCATGGATTGGTCCCTGAAAGAGTTTAGAAAATCaaggaataatttgattgattagtttccttttttaaaaaataagatttagAAAATTACCTAATAAATATTGGAAGAACTTTCAATTGATAAAAAATAAGGAAATTTGAGGTTAGTTCGAGCCCAAACTAAACCCAATCAAAGATGTTCGAGTACAATTCCGACGAAATATACATATTTTAGGGAAATTTAACCCACGATAATTCATAAACGAATGTTAAATATCAGAACAAATTGAggttatgttaaaaaaaattattacggaGAAAAGGCCTCTAAATCAGGAatctcacaaatcaattattacaTAACATAATTAGCCGTCAATATAAAATAATGTGGTtttgtctttttatttttttaatctgtgaaaaaattaaattatttaatattataatagattTTGATTATCCGATGGGCTAAAGAGCCAATCAAGATGCACTTTCAAATATGAGGTTGAGGTATTGATAGGGCACAATTTGATAGCTTATCATAGCCACAATAGTACCGATGTGGAATTTATAAGCTGATGTAGCAGACCACATTGACAGTTCAGACAATGTGACCATCCCCCCCCCAGCCTGTGTAGGACCGCATAAGCGACACTGTTGAAGCTACCTCGGAAGGTCTGGAATGGTGCTATCGAGTATAGAGCCACCCTAGAATGATCAGGACGATGCTGCTCAGGGACGATCTGCACACATTGACTAGAGTGACGCATCGAGTACAAAGCCATCCCGGAATGATCGGGATGGTGCCGCTCAAGGACAATCCAAACACATCGACCAGAACGGCGCCGTCGAGCGTAGAGGCATGGGCCGACCGCTTAAAGAGTCAGTGATCATTAACGTATGGGGTAAGATCGTTCCCCATATACAAGTATAAAAGCTCGTCACTTGGTCAGGGCCAGGGAATTAGAGGGATTTCGAACACTCAACTCTCTCTCATTCTGTCAAAtgctaacttaagcttcggaggggTTGAGTCAGGAAATCCCCCTCCCAACCTCGACTTGTGTATAGGAGTCCAACGGTGGAGAAGCAGGCTACTCGCTAAAAGAGAAGACCACGCTCGGGGGATGACGCTCCCCCTCACCACCCGAGTATCCATGTGGGCGACCTTGTACATTCGGGACTGGACCGAGCCGTGCTGACACCTCGGCCACGACGTAAATGTTCACCAACATTTTAGCATTAGAAGGAGGACCCGATGttgcaagtgttgaatctcatattttgatgataaaactaattgataattatttatgatttagatgcgttttgagtgacacaggatgcttcgatcaggataagacaattaaagcaagaagaatcatgttgtgctagaggaaaacatgtaagaggattggacatcgagccggtggattggtcgatgtatcgataggaggcttcgggccatagattcgggcatcgggccaaaaagagcaaatattgcgctaaggatatcagagttgtaaagtcaactggccgattgggtaatagaccacaagagaggacgatgcgtcgaagaatcagacgaagcgtcgacggACCGATGACATGCTGAACAAcaagattaatgcttagtattaattgtctagatcgaagtgtgtttttatacgtgcaggattaactacgatagtaagacatgaagcaaaatgaagtcctggagtcaaggacgtgacttcattaggagttcgagagttcgtcggaagttctggcggaaccaatcgagaagtctcggagcttgctagagaagctcatcggaactcgccaagaagattgtcatgaagtccaggagcttaccgagagttcaatggaatattgccgagtgatcgtcggaagtttgtcgaaaGATCGTCAGAAGAACTAAGACTTATAGACCTATTTAGCttagaatgtcttaggaatcgtagttagcacgtaattgggtttggatttgggccaacccatttaggggccagctaggcccatgtaaaaattgtgttaggcccaatgagaggcccaaacagtaccccaagaagtctcaccgtcatggcacagtcttcgagactatgtcaggcgg from Musa acuminata AAA Group cultivar baxijiao chromosome BXJ2-11, Cavendish_Baxijiao_AAA, whole genome shotgun sequence encodes:
- the LOC135627553 gene encoding G-type lectin S-receptor-like serine/threonine-protein kinase At1g34300, whose product is MALYSMRHSSQCVQIVPEQHRPDHSRVALYSIAPFQTFRDNNNFDVSDDTGRKKFSVWAYEELEKGRNIKSAMDKRLSEQDVDMEQLERALLVSLWCIQEQPSQRPSMGKVVQMLEGVSAIDRPPAPKAADGGLAAVTSSSANTSITVFATSSPLQPSSGSSYSIANSPLVSKRNLVIPGRPRPIFLAQCYRDTRCWIV